A region of uncultured Desulfobacter sp. DNA encodes the following proteins:
- the ftsH gene encoding ATP-dependent zinc metalloprotease FtsH gives MEKQHKVSIWYVVMGVWVVLLLQQYIASMFAVEVIPYSRFLELIHENKVSEVAVSVNQIQGKLKTDNGGKEKKFRTIRVDADMSQLLKSSDAVFKGEIQSNFMATVMSWIVPTALFFGVWFYLMRYMGKQQAGFMRLGGNKAKIYVQDELNISFNDVAGVDEARQELVEVVDFLKSPGKFSELGGKLPKGVMLVGPPGTGKTLLAKAVAGESGVPFFFISGAEFVEMFVGLGAARVRELFDQAKLKAPCIIFIDELDALGKARGAGFVGGNDEREQTLNQLLVEMDGFDSTLGVILLAATNRPEILDPALLRPGRFDRQILVDRPDKKGREDILNVHLKKIKVEEPLDVAAIAAMTPGMVGADLANLVNEATLLAVRKSKNAVGLPEFQEAVERVIAGLEKKNRLINPKERRIVAFHELGHALVAMNVPGADPVQKISIIPRGIGALGYTLQVPTEDRFLMSRSELLAKIVTLLGGRAAEQIIFNEVSTGAMNDLARATDIAQSMVKEYGMGETLGNVYYARKRKAQFLDIMPDGAAEYSEQTAQKIDEEVKKIISQQYDRALDILSKQHKTLEQAAEILLKNEKMDAAQIEELMKTAS, from the coding sequence ATGGAAAAACAGCACAAAGTTTCAATCTGGTACGTTGTCATGGGCGTATGGGTGGTCCTGCTGCTCCAGCAGTATATCGCGTCCATGTTTGCCGTTGAAGTCATACCCTACAGCCGCTTTCTTGAATTGATCCATGAAAACAAGGTGTCTGAGGTGGCTGTATCTGTCAATCAGATCCAGGGAAAACTTAAAACCGATAACGGCGGCAAAGAGAAAAAATTCCGTACAATCCGGGTGGACGCCGACATGTCCCAGTTGCTTAAATCCAGTGATGCCGTTTTCAAAGGAGAAATTCAATCCAATTTCATGGCAACTGTGATGTCCTGGATCGTTCCCACAGCTCTGTTTTTCGGGGTTTGGTTTTACCTTATGCGTTACATGGGAAAACAGCAGGCAGGATTCATGCGCCTGGGGGGAAACAAGGCAAAAATCTATGTCCAGGACGAACTTAACATCAGTTTTAATGATGTGGCCGGCGTGGATGAGGCCCGGCAGGAACTGGTGGAGGTGGTGGATTTTTTAAAGAGTCCGGGTAAATTCAGTGAGCTTGGCGGTAAGCTGCCCAAGGGCGTGATGCTGGTGGGGCCTCCGGGGACGGGAAAAACCCTTCTGGCCAAGGCTGTGGCCGGAGAAAGCGGTGTGCCGTTTTTTTTCATCAGCGGGGCGGAGTTTGTTGAAATGTTTGTGGGCCTTGGGGCAGCCAGGGTGAGGGAGCTGTTTGACCAGGCCAAACTCAAAGCGCCCTGCATCATATTTATTGATGAACTGGATGCCCTGGGAAAGGCCAGGGGAGCCGGGTTTGTCGGAGGAAACGATGAGCGGGAGCAGACCTTAAATCAGCTGCTGGTGGAGATGGACGGATTTGATTCCACCCTGGGGGTCATTCTGCTGGCTGCCACCAATCGGCCTGAAATTCTTGATCCCGCGCTTCTGCGGCCCGGCCGGTTTGACCGCCAGATCCTTGTGGACCGCCCGGATAAGAAGGGCAGGGAGGATATCCTCAATGTTCACCTGAAAAAGATCAAGGTGGAAGAGCCCCTTGACGTGGCCGCCATTGCCGCCATGACCCCGGGCATGGTTGGGGCCGATCTTGCCAATCTGGTCAACGAGGCGACCCTGCTGGCAGTCCGGAAAAGCAAGAATGCTGTGGGGCTGCCTGAATTCCAGGAGGCTGTTGAGAGGGTGATTGCGGGCCTTGAAAAGAAAAACCGTTTGATCAACCCCAAAGAGCGCCGCATCGTGGCATTCCATGAACTGGGGCATGCCCTGGTGGCCATGAATGTGCCCGGTGCGGATCCTGTGCAGAAGATCTCCATTATACCCAGGGGGATAGGTGCCCTGGGGTACACCCTCCAGGTGCCCACCGAGGATCGTTTCCTGATGAGCCGCAGTGAGCTTTTGGCCAAGATTGTCACGCTTCTGGGGGGCCGGGCCGCAGAACAGATCATTTTTAATGAGGTCTCCACCGGAGCCATGAACGACCTGGCCCGGGCCACGGACATTGCCCAGAGCATGGTCAAAGAGTACGGGATGGGCGAGACCCTGGGCAATGTTTACTATGCCCGGAAACGAAAGGCCCAGTTTCTTGATATCATGCCCGACGGTGCAGCCGAATACAGTGAACAGACCGCCCAGAAGATAGATGAGGAGGTCAAGAAGATCATTTCACAGCAGTATGACCGGGCACTGGATATCCTTTCAAAACAGCATAAGACCCTGGAACAGGCCGCCGAGATTCTTTTAAAGAATGAAAAGATGGATGCAGCCCAGATCGAAGAATTGATGAAAACCGCTTCGTGA
- a CDS encoding calcium/sodium antiporter: MSGLLLLVWSANLFIEGAAAAAVHWGMPPLLIGMVIVGFGTSLPEILVSVMSALQGSSGIALGNAYGSNIANIGLILGITALINPVTVNSRVLKNELPILSLGTAVAGYQAFDGNVSRLDAWALLACFLALIVWSIQNGLREETDSLAKEVKTQMTPGSMSIGSAVFKIVVGLVLLLASSRLLVWAAVNISRLLGVSDLIIGLTVVAVGTSLPELASSVIAARKGAHDIAVGNVLGSNLFNTLAVVGVAGVIHPLSVPPEILYRDLLVMGLFTVSLFILCYGFKGRQGRINRWEGLMLLLSYIVYTLYLVRSS; encoded by the coding sequence ATGTCGGGTTTACTTCTCCTGGTCTGGAGCGCCAACCTATTTATTGAAGGAGCGGCTGCCGCAGCCGTGCATTGGGGCATGCCGCCCCTTTTAATCGGCATGGTGATTGTGGGTTTCGGTACCTCTTTACCTGAAATACTTGTTTCAGTCATGTCCGCACTTCAGGGAAGTTCGGGAATTGCCCTGGGAAATGCCTATGGTTCCAACATTGCCAACATCGGATTAATTCTCGGGATAACGGCATTGATCAATCCTGTCACGGTGAACTCCAGGGTTTTGAAAAACGAGCTGCCCATTCTTTCACTTGGTACGGCTGTGGCCGGATATCAGGCCTTTGACGGAAACGTCTCCCGGCTGGATGCCTGGGCGCTGCTGGCATGTTTTCTGGCCCTGATCGTATGGTCAATCCAAAACGGGTTGCGAGAGGAAACGGATTCCCTGGCCAAAGAGGTCAAAACCCAGATGACACCCGGGAGCATGTCCATTGGCAGTGCCGTGTTCAAGATTGTCGTGGGGCTTGTTCTGCTCCTTGCAAGTTCCCGGTTGCTGGTCTGGGCGGCGGTGAATATCAGCCGGCTTTTGGGTGTAAGTGATCTGATCATAGGGCTTACTGTTGTGGCCGTGGGAACATCCCTGCCGGAACTGGCCTCCTCGGTTATTGCCGCCCGCAAAGGCGCCCACGACATTGCCGTGGGTAACGTGCTGGGCTCCAATCTGTTCAATACCCTGGCTGTGGTGGGCGTTGCAGGAGTCATTCATCCCCTTTCCGTGCCACCCGAGATTTTGTACCGGGATCTTCTGGTCATGGGTCTGTTCACGGTTTCTCTTTTTATTCTATGCTATGGATTTAAAGGCAGGCAGGGCAGGATCAATCGCTGGGAAGGCCTGATGCTGCTCTTATCTTACATTGTCTACACCCTGTATCTGGTCCGCAGTTCCTGA
- a CDS encoding polyphosphate kinase 2 family protein, translating to MDYAKKFQVKPGDKVNLDKVDAGFKDQHKSKEDALELIETYNSKLKELQYLLYAENKHSLLICLQGRDAAGKDGTINHVLSTLNPQGCTVSGFKVPSAEEAAHDFLWRYHKAAPARGQVGIFNRSHYEDVLVVRVHSLVPEAIWSKRYDQINDFEKILHNNGTHILKFYLHIDADEQLKRFKKRIDDPQRHWKISESDYTERNYWNDYTSAFESAMEKCSTTHAPWFIIPSNHKWFRNLAISEIIVQTLESLQMKTPEPTVDITQIRKRYHEILQKEEKSKPK from the coding sequence ATGGATTATGCCAAAAAATTTCAGGTTAAACCCGGGGATAAAGTCAATCTGGATAAAGTAGATGCCGGTTTCAAGGACCAGCATAAATCCAAGGAAGATGCATTGGAACTAATCGAGACGTACAACAGTAAACTCAAAGAACTGCAGTACCTGTTGTACGCAGAAAATAAACACTCTTTGCTCATCTGCCTTCAGGGCCGGGATGCTGCGGGAAAGGACGGTACCATCAACCATGTGCTTTCCACCCTGAACCCCCAGGGTTGTACCGTGAGCGGGTTCAAGGTCCCCTCCGCCGAGGAGGCTGCCCACGATTTTCTCTGGCGCTATCACAAGGCAGCGCCGGCACGGGGCCAGGTGGGCATCTTCAACCGTTCCCACTATGAGGATGTGCTGGTGGTGCGGGTGCATAGCCTGGTGCCCGAGGCTATCTGGTCCAAGCGCTACGACCAGATCAATGATTTTGAAAAAATTCTTCATAACAACGGCACCCACATTCTCAAGTTTTATCTGCACATTGACGCGGACGAACAGCTCAAGCGGTTCAAAAAAAGGATTGATGATCCCCAGCGCCATTGGAAAATCAGCGAAAGCGATTATACGGAGAGAAATTACTGGAACGATTACACCAGTGCCTTTGAATCTGCCATGGAAAAATGCAGTACCACACATGCGCCCTGGTTCATAATCCCTTCCAATCACAAGTGGTTTCGCAACCTTGCCATATCAGAAATTATTGTCCAGACCCTGGAGTCCCTGCAAATGAAGACTCCGGAGCCCACCGTTGACATTACGCAGATCAGGAAGAGATACCATGAAATTTTGCAAAAAGAGGAAAAAAGCAAGCCGAAGTAA
- a CDS encoding PEP/pyruvate-binding domain-containing protein, which translates to MNRYMCVVFAVVMVWACFPADSMAGTQNLWDSDLAKKIDTLKNDPRGPFQEINWFCPDGKIQSAQTPCPKDEGVQHGRVKEWVLALEQEKGIYLDTVLAGTSPDLAWDMATRYSRLKQYALLQYLISADDGWIYRKARFYRGAVQAEDENKWGGAFLHRILALPQTCTKDYFIAREACRVIPHVNRNKTRLQSIRSVSKAIAEKDPGFMALRIKIHGQPEAGDLEMVKKYRDENGARMDAEQTQLFKTLLGDLDAEYKILPADLLDAVLTRDSLKNKRFSVMIARVKETRDALGSLNFSPDNYEPNPYADMADLLIKIRKELPGVPENIRLPLIDASLELENVLMMTVSNWHPETLGQLLAKNLVLAKAAAGCGYIESWEWDTFNEYKPLSREKEDDFIGVRLKAEQVRRVVDWGTTMVTAVYGSEISLFSTFASQARGFSDDRIRSSILLALGRSAGALSQAIQKISGMTHMVPDGVETGGLRGMNPGLAFGTLSLVEDGKKPMEMESKNIYLFRNIPSDLKPVAGVMSVSEGNPVSHVQLLARNLGIPNAAVTESVFDQLSALAGQKILFAVSQRGRVVIKTQTQMTEQEKALVNNKERGTELFTVPVDRINLDQVHPVLLSAARAKDSGRICGPKAANLGQLKFQFPGTVGEGIILPFGLFKKHMDQPMPDSDGTYWQYLTRVLAAPDQDEAGRINALATLQNAIKTMPFLPGFEKELNTLFMEALGNELGEVPVFIRSDTNMEDIKDFTGAGLNLTLFNIREKKRILAGIREVWASPYSERSYLWRQKYLSNPANVFPSILLLPSVNVQRSGVIITHGLFSGNPSGITVAFCRGVAGAVDGQTAENYLLTVKDEDILLQPARETNATTTPSQGGVVKAWVDLDEPVLNALDRQKIRELVARVRNTLPGTPGIEGQGPFDIEMGFFNDEIRLFQVRPFMENKRAGMTNYLLRLDMGYKEPDTISLQRPL; encoded by the coding sequence ATGAATAGATACATGTGTGTTGTTTTTGCGGTAGTGATGGTGTGGGCCTGTTTTCCGGCCGACAGTATGGCAGGTACCCAAAACCTTTGGGATTCCGATCTTGCAAAAAAAATAGACACCCTTAAAAACGATCCCAGGGGTCCATTCCAGGAAATAAACTGGTTTTGCCCGGACGGCAAAATCCAGTCTGCCCAAACCCCCTGTCCGAAAGATGAAGGGGTTCAGCATGGAAGAGTTAAGGAGTGGGTTCTTGCACTGGAACAGGAAAAAGGAATATACTTGGACACCGTGCTTGCCGGAACCTCCCCGGACCTGGCCTGGGATATGGCAACCCGTTATTCCCGGCTCAAGCAGTATGCTCTGCTGCAATACCTCATCAGTGCCGATGACGGGTGGATCTACCGTAAAGCCCGGTTCTACAGAGGCGCTGTCCAGGCCGAAGATGAAAATAAATGGGGAGGTGCTTTTTTGCACCGGATACTAGCCCTGCCCCAGACCTGCACAAAAGATTATTTTATTGCCCGTGAAGCGTGCCGGGTTATTCCCCATGTGAACCGAAATAAAACCCGACTGCAGTCCATTCGTTCAGTGTCCAAGGCCATTGCCGAAAAAGACCCCGGCTTCATGGCATTGCGAATTAAAATTCACGGCCAACCTGAAGCCGGTGACCTTGAGATGGTTAAGAAATACCGAGATGAAAATGGGGCCCGCATGGATGCGGAACAGACTCAACTGTTTAAAACCCTGCTTGGCGATCTTGACGCAGAATACAAAATCTTGCCGGCGGATCTGCTGGATGCCGTCCTGACCCGGGATAGTCTGAAAAATAAACGATTTTCCGTAATGATTGCCCGCGTGAAGGAGACGAGAGACGCACTGGGATCTTTAAATTTTTCTCCTGATAACTATGAGCCCAACCCCTATGCGGACATGGCGGATCTGCTGATTAAAATTCGAAAAGAATTGCCCGGGGTGCCTGAAAATATTCGTCTTCCGCTTATAGATGCCTCCCTGGAACTGGAAAACGTATTAATGATGACCGTTTCCAACTGGCATCCCGAAACCCTTGGACAGCTTCTGGCCAAAAACCTTGTCCTGGCAAAGGCTGCGGCAGGTTGTGGGTATATTGAATCCTGGGAATGGGACACGTTCAATGAATATAAGCCCCTTTCCCGGGAAAAAGAAGATGATTTCATCGGGGTCAGACTAAAGGCAGAGCAAGTTCGTAGGGTAGTGGACTGGGGGACCACCATGGTGACAGCGGTTTACGGTTCTGAGATCTCGCTTTTCAGCACCTTTGCGTCCCAGGCCCGGGGCTTTTCCGACGACCGGATCCGTTCATCAATTCTTCTGGCATTGGGCCGCAGTGCAGGCGCTCTGAGCCAGGCGATTCAAAAAATATCAGGCATGACCCACATGGTACCCGATGGCGTGGAAACAGGCGGATTGCGGGGTATGAATCCAGGCCTGGCCTTTGGCACCTTAAGTCTTGTGGAAGATGGAAAAAAGCCCATGGAGATGGAATCTAAAAACATCTATCTGTTCCGGAACATTCCATCGGATCTGAAACCTGTGGCCGGTGTAATGTCCGTATCCGAGGGCAACCCGGTCTCCCATGTTCAGCTTCTGGCAAGAAACCTTGGTATTCCCAATGCCGCTGTCACCGAAAGTGTTTTTGACCAGCTGTCGGCTCTTGCCGGCCAGAAAATTCTGTTTGCTGTGTCCCAACGGGGCAGAGTGGTGATTAAAACACAAACCCAGATGACTGAACAGGAAAAAGCCCTTGTAAACAACAAAGAACGCGGCACAGAGCTTTTCACCGTGCCCGTGGACCGCATAAACCTGGACCAGGTGCATCCGGTATTACTCAGTGCGGCCAGGGCCAAGGATTCGGGACGGATATGCGGACCCAAGGCCGCCAATTTAGGGCAGCTTAAGTTCCAGTTCCCCGGAACCGTGGGAGAAGGCATCATCCTGCCCTTTGGTCTTTTCAAAAAACATATGGATCAGCCCATGCCGGACTCTGACGGCACCTACTGGCAATATCTGACCCGGGTGCTGGCAGCACCGGACCAGGATGAAGCCGGTCGGATCAACGCTTTGGCAACACTGCAGAATGCTATTAAAACCATGCCGTTTCTGCCGGGATTTGAGAAAGAGCTAAACACATTGTTTATGGAGGCGTTAGGCAATGAACTGGGTGAAGTGCCGGTATTTATCCGCAGCGACACCAACATGGAAGATATCAAGGACTTCACCGGTGCCGGACTGAACCTGACATTGTTCAATATAAGGGAAAAGAAGCGTATTCTTGCCGGTATCCGTGAGGTGTGGGCCTCGCCCTACAGTGAAAGAAGCTATCTGTGGCGGCAAAAATACCTGAGCAATCCGGCCAATGTTTTCCCTTCCATTCTGCTTTTGCCTTCGGTGAATGTCCAGCGCTCCGGGGTTATCATTACCCATGGTCTTTTCTCCGGCAATCCCTCAGGAATTACCGTGGCCTTCTGCCGGGGTGTGGCCGGGGCCGTAGACGGCCAGACCGCAGAAAACTATCTACTCACCGTAAAAGACGAGGATATCCTGCTTCAGCCGGCCCGGGAGACAAATGCTACAACCACACCGTCCCAGGGCGGTGTGGTCAAAGCGTGGGTTGACCTGGATGAACCTGTGTTAAATGCGTTGGACCGCCAGAAAATCAGGGAACTTGTGGCCAGGGTCAGAAACACCCTTCCCGGTACCCCTGGGATCGAGGGACAGGGACCCTTTGACATTGAAATGGGATTTTTCAACGATGAAATCAGGCTGTTCCAGGTTCGCCCGTTTATGGAAAACAAACGCGCCGGCATGACCAACTATCTGCTAAGACTGGATATGGGCTATAAAGAACCGGACACGATCTCACTGCAAAGGCCGTTATAA
- a CDS encoding serine hydrolase: MISFLALISNVSASDFPLPLATQKVMPLRNLADQNFQKGLENALSQNKTWRKLIREKRMAVGLVDLSDLNHVLFARVNGGEMMYAASLPKIAILLAAFHSFEYDGLEQTPKIMGDLTLMIRKSNNQAATRVIEKITLKRIQQILIMPQYEFYDQDHGGGLWVGKKYAKTDSRLPDPIKGLSHGATATQVCRFYYQLAMGRLINLDRSRQMLEILVDPGIEHKFVKVLKNIVPDAKIFRKSGTWKTWHSDSVLVWGPEWRRYIAVALVEDKNGEMILRKLLPVLESVLKDNTGKATVPRLEQGAADPSVQKAGF, from the coding sequence TTGATCAGCTTTCTTGCTTTAATATCAAATGTCTCGGCATCTGATTTTCCCCTGCCCCTGGCCACTCAAAAGGTTATGCCCTTGAGAAACCTGGCAGATCAAAATTTTCAAAAAGGGCTTGAAAATGCGTTATCACAGAATAAAACCTGGCGGAAACTGATCCGAGAAAAGAGAATGGCCGTGGGCCTGGTGGATTTGTCCGATTTAAACCATGTCCTGTTTGCCCGGGTCAACGGAGGCGAAATGATGTATGCGGCCAGCTTGCCCAAGATCGCTATCCTGCTGGCGGCCTTTCACAGTTTTGAGTACGACGGACTTGAACAAACCCCAAAGATCATGGGAGACCTCACCCTGATGATACGCAAATCCAATAACCAGGCAGCCACCCGGGTAATTGAAAAAATCACCCTTAAACGGATCCAGCAAATCCTGATAATGCCCCAGTACGAATTTTATGACCAGGATCACGGGGGCGGCCTGTGGGTGGGCAAAAAATATGCAAAAACCGACAGCAGGCTTCCCGATCCCATCAAGGGCTTAAGCCACGGTGCCACTGCCACCCAGGTGTGCCGGTTCTATTATCAGCTGGCCATGGGCCGGCTGATCAATCTCGACCGGAGCCGCCAGATGCTGGAAATATTGGTGGACCCGGGTATCGAGCATAAATTTGTCAAAGTATTGAAAAACATTGTCCCGGATGCCAAGATCTTCCGGAAATCCGGGACATGGAAAACCTGGCATTCTGATTCCGTTCTGGTCTGGGGCCCCGAATGGCGGCGATACATCGCCGTGGCCCTAGTAGAAGACAAAAATGGAGAGATGATTTTAAGAAAACTGCTTCCGGTACTGGAATCTGTGCTTAAAGATAATACCGGTAAAGCCACGGTGCCGCGTCTGGAACAGGGGGCGGCAGATCCGTCGGTCCAGAAGGCCGGATTTTAG
- a CDS encoding Npt1/Npt2 family nucleotide transporter has product MAVKKNSIHRPHLLTPLFKKIFDIREGELHRTVWMFVYLFLLICALMIAKPVSTALFLARFSARHLPEVYMMTAVLAATLSWSYSSLLKTRSLESLMRTTLVSAGCCLISFWAFIYFQILPGLVLYLFFIWSSLIALICASQFWLAAGLFFNIREAKRLFGPIGSGAIAGGIAGGYLTRFLAPVVGSCHLIPVAALCLAGCIVIMTKLWRDCDLQNQVFTPVQTDLEPQGTRQTLTRILRSRHLRYTTLILAVSVIVARLVDYQFNTIVSDVISDKDDMAAFLGLWMSNLNIVSLVIQIVLTRKTLEVFGVGYSLLFMPGAVLLGAVAIFFSPTLWSAVFIKISEGGFKNSLNKSGMELLFLPVPLKIKSQAKAFIDVFVDSAAGGIGGLILVGLIFGLNAAPAYISLVIACFVGIWILLVLKVKREYLNYFIEKFNPNSELDDLPMGPIPENEQIIQSISAMLSRADSPEILNMLQRISGFHSEKLSESFIRLLDHPNPEICAEALRQLYFLKKIDVRDKVERLMYERQNLTVRTEAMRYLFHFDKQPLDFLHKQLTDGDYWIRSGALLCLVWEARRNRLIRSDFNPGKMIEQLLFSAGAMEESQAAFTRKVCARAIGVADITDLHPYLFLLMEDRDPDVAAEAVISAGKTQNPVFIRSLFSFLGRNSRYRNAAVQGLISHGPQVLGPLEAALSNTYLSYIIRKQLPEVIAAFNNQKAVDILCRHLMESDIGMRYEVIRALNRLRIKSGSLLFDKKQIMNKIKTEADDYMEMLLILYGQKTIESDGDDAARNRNLAREQLIRALEIRLDESLERIFRLLGLSYPPVEMYNAYKGIKSPDTQTRINAMEFLDNVLEINIKQIIIPVIETGFAPRQDLPANKKDGDIPGEFESYVAMLRGEDDVLKEKTLNLLIHQPDDRFLPFMAQLMGSPSRAIRDMAARAIERTGHFRR; this is encoded by the coding sequence ATGGCCGTAAAGAAAAACAGTATTCACAGACCCCACCTGTTAACTCCGCTGTTCAAGAAAATATTTGACATCCGGGAAGGAGAACTTCACCGCACGGTGTGGATGTTTGTTTACCTGTTTTTACTCATCTGCGCCCTGATGATTGCCAAGCCCGTGAGCACGGCTCTGTTTCTGGCCCGGTTCAGCGCCCGGCACCTGCCCGAGGTCTATATGATGACGGCCGTACTTGCGGCTACACTCTCCTGGTCATATTCATCCCTTTTGAAAACCCGGTCACTGGAGAGCCTGATGCGTACCACCCTTGTCAGCGCCGGCTGCTGCCTGATTTCCTTCTGGGCATTTATCTATTTTCAAATCCTGCCGGGGCTTGTCCTCTACCTCTTTTTTATATGGAGCAGCCTGATTGCCTTGATCTGCGCCTCCCAGTTTTGGCTGGCAGCAGGTCTGTTTTTCAATATCCGCGAGGCCAAACGCCTGTTCGGCCCCATTGGTTCCGGCGCCATTGCCGGCGGTATCGCAGGCGGCTATCTCACCCGGTTTCTGGCCCCGGTGGTGGGCAGCTGCCACCTGATCCCGGTCGCTGCCCTTTGTCTTGCCGGATGTATTGTCATCATGACAAAGCTGTGGCGGGACTGCGACCTGCAAAACCAGGTGTTTACCCCGGTACAGACAGACCTTGAACCCCAAGGCACCCGCCAGACATTGACCCGGATCTTAAGATCCCGGCACTTGCGTTATACCACTCTGATCCTGGCCGTGAGCGTAATTGTCGCCCGTCTGGTGGATTATCAGTTCAACACCATTGTATCCGATGTGATCAGTGACAAGGATGACATGGCAGCCTTTCTGGGGCTGTGGATGTCAAACCTGAACATTGTCTCCTTGGTGATTCAAATCGTTTTGACCCGCAAGACTCTGGAAGTGTTCGGGGTGGGTTATTCACTGCTGTTCATGCCGGGGGCCGTGCTGCTGGGTGCTGTTGCCATATTTTTTTCACCGACCCTGTGGTCAGCGGTGTTTATCAAAATCAGTGAAGGCGGCTTTAAAAACTCGCTGAACAAAAGCGGTATGGAGCTGCTGTTTTTGCCGGTGCCTCTGAAAATCAAAAGTCAGGCCAAGGCCTTTATTGATGTCTTTGTGGACAGTGCAGCCGGCGGTATCGGCGGCCTGATTCTGGTCGGCCTTATATTCGGACTCAATGCTGCTCCGGCCTACATAAGCCTTGTAATTGCCTGTTTTGTGGGCATATGGATTCTGCTTGTCCTGAAAGTCAAACGGGAGTATCTTAACTATTTTATCGAAAAATTCAATCCCAATTCAGAACTTGATGACCTGCCCATGGGGCCGATTCCCGAAAACGAACAGATCATTCAAAGCATCTCGGCGATGCTCTCCCGGGCAGACTCCCCGGAAATTTTGAATATGCTGCAGCGCATCTCAGGTTTCCACAGTGAAAAGCTCAGTGAAAGCTTTATCCGTCTGCTGGACCATCCGAATCCTGAAATCTGTGCAGAAGCCCTGCGGCAGCTCTATTTCTTGAAAAAGATTGATGTGCGGGATAAAGTTGAACGTCTGATGTATGAAAGACAAAATCTGACTGTGCGCACCGAAGCCATGCGGTATCTGTTTCATTTCGACAAACAGCCCTTGGATTTTCTTCATAAGCAGCTAACAGACGGTGATTACTGGATTCGGAGCGGGGCACTGCTCTGCCTGGTGTGGGAAGCCCGGCGCAACCGACTGATTCGTTCAGATTTCAATCCAGGAAAAATGATAGAACAGCTGCTTTTCAGTGCCGGTGCCATGGAGGAAAGCCAGGCCGCCTTCACCCGTAAAGTCTGTGCCCGGGCAATTGGCGTCGCCGACATCACGGATCTTCATCCCTATCTGTTCCTGTTAATGGAAGACCGTGACCCGGACGTTGCGGCGGAAGCGGTCATCAGTGCCGGCAAAACCCAGAACCCGGTTTTTATCCGCAGTCTGTTCTCTTTTTTAGGTCGAAACAGCCGCTATCGCAACGCTGCGGTTCAGGGCCTTATCAGTCATGGCCCCCAGGTTCTTGGGCCCCTGGAGGCGGCTTTATCCAATACCTATCTGTCCTATATCATCCGCAAACAACTGCCCGAGGTGATTGCCGCCTTTAACAATCAAAAGGCCGTTGATATACTCTGCCGGCACCTGATGGAAAGCGATATCGGGATGCGATACGAGGTAATCCGGGCATTGAATAGGCTTCGGATCAAGTCCGGATCGCTTCTGTTCGATAAAAAACAGATCATGAATAAAATCAAGACCGAAGCTGACGATTACATGGAAATGCTTCTGATTCTGTACGGCCAGAAGACCATTGAATCAGATGGCGACGATGCCGCCCGCAACCGCAATCTTGCCCGGGAACAGTTGATCCGGGCCCTTGAAATCCGACTGGACGAAAGCCTTGAACGTATTTTCAGACTGCTGGGATTAAGCTACCCGCCGGTGGAGATGTACAACGCCTACAAAGGCATTAAAAGCCCGGATACACAGACCAGAATAAACGCCATGGAGTTTCTGGACAATGTGCTGGAGATCAACATCAAGCAGATCATCATCCCGGTCATTGAAACCGGCTTTGCTCCCCGGCAGGACCTGCCTGCCAATAAGAAGGATGGAGATATTCCAGGAGAATTTGAATCCTACGTTGCCATGCTCAGGGGAGAGGATGATGTGTTAAAGGAAAAAACACTGAATCTGCTCATTCACCAACCCGATGACCGATTCCTGCCCTTTATGGCCCAACTGATGGGCAGTCCGTCCCGGGCCATACGCGACATGGCCGCCCGGGCCATTGAACGAACCGGGCATTTTAGGCGCTAA